The Propionispora hippei DSM 15287 genome has a segment encoding these proteins:
- the alaS gene encoding alanine--tRNA ligase, which yields MNYMTGSELRKKFLEFFASKDHLILPSYPLIPEDDPTLLLIGAGMAPFKPFFTGKMKPPRVRISTSQKCVRTGDIENVGRTARHHTFFEMLGNFSFGDYFKKEAIAWAWEFLTEHIYLPKDKLWVTIHPKDEEAFEIWKNDIGLPAERIIRLEDNFWEIGPGPCGPCSEIYIDLGEARGCGNEDCGVGCNCDRFLEIWNLVFTQYDRDEAGNYTPLAKKNIDTGAGLERIASVLQNKKSNFETDLLFPIIEHTAKVAGVTYGQSAKTDISLKVIADHGRSMAVMIGDGILPSNEGRGYVLRRILRRAVRHGRLMGIEKTFLVDIVDVVAAIFAEAYPDITDKKEYIKKVIRQEEERFQTTLAQGMELLNGHIADMVKKGNKTLDGTIAFQLYDTFGFPWELTLEILLEHDLELDKVGFDQAMGIQRERARAARQDNEDKIVLPDLSRLSGEKLSHDFSATNAKVVLLWEDGNLIEAAHDDEEIGVILSVTPFYAEGGGQIGDTGVLTGPMGKVQIATAKKLPDGTIYHWGQVIEGSLKTGDIVAVEVDETRRGSTARNHTATHLLQAALRSVLGEHVNQAGSMVTPERLRFDFTHFAPVTQEQLTEIEKIVNRQILKNSQVQKQEMPQEEAKRLGATALFGEKYGDIVRVVLVDDFSKELCGGVHVSNTGEIGVFKIVAEAGIGSGVRRIEAVTGFGALEYIKERENTLQQAAHALKTRPEELLNRIDSLQGGIKELEQELAAIKTKLAKGDVEELLSRVETIQGIKVAVGVVAANDMDALRSIADMVRDRLVSGVVGIGAVNHDKVNFVVMATKDVVAKGVHAGNIVKEAAKVAGGGGGGRPDMAQAGAKQADKIGESLETMKNVIRQQIK from the coding sequence CCGGCATCATACTTTTTTTGAAATGCTGGGTAATTTTTCTTTTGGTGATTATTTTAAGAAAGAAGCAATTGCCTGGGCTTGGGAGTTTCTTACCGAGCATATTTATTTACCCAAAGACAAATTATGGGTGACTATCCATCCGAAAGATGAGGAAGCTTTTGAAATTTGGAAGAATGACATCGGTTTACCGGCGGAGCGAATTATAAGACTGGAAGATAACTTCTGGGAAATTGGCCCAGGTCCCTGTGGCCCTTGTTCGGAAATCTATATTGATTTGGGCGAGGCACGTGGCTGCGGCAATGAGGACTGTGGTGTAGGTTGTAACTGTGACCGTTTTCTGGAGATTTGGAATCTGGTCTTTACACAATACGATCGTGACGAAGCAGGCAATTATACTCCCTTGGCCAAAAAGAATATTGATACCGGTGCCGGCTTGGAAAGAATTGCTTCTGTTTTGCAAAATAAAAAATCAAATTTTGAAACGGATTTGCTGTTTCCTATTATTGAACATACGGCTAAAGTTGCCGGTGTCACTTACGGACAGTCGGCTAAAACAGATATTTCATTGAAAGTAATCGCTGACCATGGCCGCAGTATGGCGGTTATGATTGGCGACGGGATTCTTCCTTCCAATGAGGGGCGTGGCTATGTGCTCAGGCGTATTTTGCGCCGCGCGGTGCGTCATGGTCGCCTAATGGGAATAGAGAAAACCTTTTTGGTTGATATTGTTGACGTAGTAGCTGCTATATTTGCTGAAGCTTATCCTGATATTACGGATAAAAAGGAATATATAAAAAAAGTAATCCGGCAGGAGGAAGAACGGTTCCAAACTACCTTGGCGCAAGGTATGGAGCTGCTTAACGGTCATATTGCCGATATGGTGAAAAAAGGCAATAAAACGCTGGATGGTACGATTGCTTTCCAGTTATATGATACTTTTGGTTTTCCCTGGGAACTGACACTTGAAATTTTACTGGAACATGATTTGGAACTGGATAAAGTCGGTTTTGACCAAGCGATGGGGATTCAGCGAGAGCGGGCAAGAGCAGCCCGACAAGACAATGAGGACAAAATTGTCCTGCCTGATTTGTCACGACTGTCCGGTGAAAAGTTATCCCATGATTTCAGTGCAACTAATGCTAAGGTGGTATTACTCTGGGAAGACGGTAATTTAATCGAAGCTGCTCATGATGATGAGGAAATTGGTGTGATTCTCAGTGTAACACCTTTCTATGCCGAGGGTGGTGGGCAAATCGGTGACACCGGAGTGCTAACCGGCCCTATGGGAAAGGTGCAAATTGCCACCGCCAAGAAACTGCCTGATGGCACCATCTATCATTGGGGACAGGTTATTGAGGGATCTTTAAAGACCGGTGATATAGTTGCTGTAGAAGTTGATGAAACCAGACGCGGCAGTACGGCACGGAATCATACGGCTACTCATTTACTGCAAGCTGCACTGAGAAGTGTATTGGGTGAGCACGTAAATCAGGCTGGATCAATGGTGACTCCGGAGCGGCTACGGTTTGATTTTACCCATTTTGCACCTGTTACACAGGAACAACTGACTGAGATTGAAAAAATCGTTAATCGTCAAATCCTCAAAAACAGTCAGGTTCAAAAACAGGAAATGCCTCAGGAAGAAGCAAAAAGGCTGGGAGCAACCGCTTTGTTTGGTGAAAAGTACGGAGATATTGTGCGTGTGGTTCTTGTTGATGATTTTAGTAAAGAACTGTGCGGTGGCGTCCATGTGTCCAATACTGGCGAAATTGGTGTGTTTAAAATTGTGGCTGAAGCCGGTATCGGTTCCGGAGTAAGGCGGATTGAGGCTGTAACCGGTTTTGGAGCACTGGAATATATTAAGGAACGCGAAAATACTTTACAGCAAGCTGCTCATGCATTAAAAACGAGACCGGAGGAATTATTAAACAGGATTGACAGTTTGCAGGGCGGCATAAAAGAACTTGAGCAGGAATTGGCTGCCATAAAAACGAAGCTGGCAAAAGGCGATGTAGAAGAACTGCTGAGTAGGGTGGAAACCATTCAGGGGATTAAGGTGGCAGTCGGCGTGGTAGCTGCAAATGATATGGATGCTTTGCGTTCTATTGCCGACATGGTCCGAGACCGTTTGGTATCCGGTGTTGTTGGAATTGGGGCTGTCAATCATGATAAAGTTAATTTTGTCGTCATGGCTACGAAAGATGTGGTGGCGAAAGGCGTACATGCCGGCAATATTGTAAAAGAAGCGGCTAAGGTAGCTGGCGGTGGTGGTGGCGGCCGCCCTGATATGGCTCAGGCTGGTGCTAAACAAGCTGACAAAATTGGCGAATCGTTGGAAACGATGAAGAATGTAATTCGTCAACAAATAAAATAA
- a CDS encoding IreB family regulatory phosphoprotein — translation MPNVSQETMMFRVDNEENMAAAAIIATVNKALKDKGYNPVNQIVGYLLSGDPTYITSFNNARGLIRKLERDELLEEFVRAYLKDK, via the coding sequence ATGCCTAATGTATCGCAAGAGACGATGATGTTTCGTGTAGACAATGAAGAAAACATGGCAGCTGCAGCTATTATTGCCACGGTAAATAAAGCTTTAAAAGATAAAGGATATAACCCTGTCAACCAAATTGTAGGTTATCTTTTATCCGGGGATCCTACATATATTACCAGTTTTAATAATGCGAGAGGTCTTATCCGAAAACTGGAAAGAGATGAATTATTGGAAGAATTTGTGAGAGCTTACCTTAAAGACAAATAA
- the ruvX gene encoding Holliday junction resolvase RuvX, whose amino-acid sequence MRILGLDVGDKTIGVAASDLMLLTAQGVEVIRRTSLERDFVRLGEIICQYDVNTVVVGLPKNMNGSIGPRGEYTQHFAEELKTRFSHIAIKFWDERLSTVAAEKSLIAADVSRTKRRKVIDKMAAVFILQGYLDSLPRH is encoded by the coding sequence ATGCGTATATTAGGACTTGATGTTGGAGACAAAACAATTGGTGTGGCGGCAAGTGATTTAATGCTGCTGACCGCACAAGGGGTGGAGGTAATCCGCCGGACTTCGCTTGAGCGTGACTTTGTACGACTGGGAGAAATCATCTGCCAGTATGACGTGAATACAGTTGTTGTAGGATTGCCGAAAAATATGAATGGCAGTATCGGCCCCAGAGGTGAATATACGCAGCATTTTGCCGAAGAATTGAAGACTCGTTTTTCTCACATTGCAATTAAATTCTGGGACGAACGTCTCTCTACAGTGGCGGCTGAGAAGTCTTTAATTGCCGCCGATGTCAGCAGGACAAAACGCCGTAAAGTTATTGACAAGATGGCAGCAGTTTTTATCCTTCAGGGCTATCTGGACAGTTTGCCCCGTCATTAA